A section of the Myxocyprinus asiaticus isolate MX2 ecotype Aquarium Trade chromosome 22, UBuf_Myxa_2, whole genome shotgun sequence genome encodes:
- the LOC127413331 gene encoding probable G-protein coupled receptor 174: protein MSANDIFCNETIEHQRISIYQHRIYAIFYTVILVPGLICNILALWIFHAYVKETKKAVIFMINLAIADLLQVLSLPLRIYYYLNESWPFGQVACMVCFYLKYVNMYASIFFLVCISVRRCRLIIHPLHCGATKRRQDRSLCIAGWFFVCLGCLPFPLLRKNPSIPEHCFSELPMMQLSKVLGVSLMTFAEILGFLLPLAVVVICTLFTAASLREKSCVLQDAGEKHKALKMVLSCATVFLVCFMPYHITFPLDFLAKSNFNVSCAFKSAVLHIHPITLCLASLNCCLDPVMYYFTTDEFQRRLSRPELQDSLQLHHRISCSTN, encoded by the coding sequence ATGAGTGCCAATGACATCTTTTGCAATGAGACAATCGAGCACCAAAGAATATCAATATATCAGCATCGGATTTATGCAATCTTCTACACGGTCATTCTCGTACCTGGGTTGATCTGCAACATTCTTGCACTCTGGATTTTCCATGCCTACGTGAAGGAGACAAAGAAAGCTGTAATATTCATGATCAATCTGGCCATCGCTGACCTGCTGCAGGTGTTGTCATTACCTCTACGCATTTACTACTATCTCAACGAGTCATGGCCTTTCGGTCAGGTCGCTTGCATGGTCTGTTTCTATTTGAAGTACGTCAATATGTATGCCAGCATCTTCTTCCTGGTGTGCATCAGCGTGAGACGCTGTCGACTCATTATCCACCCGTTGCACTGCGGTGCAACAAAGAGACGGCAGGATCGTAGCTTGTGCATTGCGGGGTGGTTTTTCGTGTGTTTAGGATGCTTACCGTTCCCTCTTCTGAGAAAAAACCCATCCATTCCTGAACACTGCTTCTCTGAACTACCAATGATGCAACTGAGCAAGGTATTAGGAGTGTCCCTCATGACGTTTGCAGAAATCTTGGGTTTTCTTCTGCCGTTGGCTGTGGTGGTCATTTGCACGTTATTTACCGCAGCAAGTCTGCGTGAGAAATCCTGTGTTCTGCAAGACGCTGGGGAAAAACACAAGGCTCTGAAGATGGTTTTAAGCTGTGCCACTGTGTTCCTGGTCTGTTTCATGCCCTATCACATCACTTTCCCTTTAGACTTTTTAGCCAAATCCAATTTTAATGTTAGTTGTGCGTTTAAGAGTGCCGTGCTTCATATACATCCCATCACACTGTGTCTGGCAAGCTTGAACTGTTGTCTGGATCCAGTCATGTACTACTTTACCACTGATGAATTTCAGCGCCGTCTGTCCAGGCCAGAGTTGCAGGATAGTTTGCAGCTTCACCACAGGATATCTTGCTCAACAAATTAG